In one Sphingomonas sanguinis genomic region, the following are encoded:
- a CDS encoding Rieske (2Fe-2S) protein, whose amino-acid sequence MSDERLTATPAGIRLGPLDTIADGAARNFVLQMRAGRFHGFIVRRGEVVRGYVDRCPHMGLPLAQELDAYLTPDGSRIACSWHGAIFDVGDGQCLGGPCMGQRLTPWPVMVRNGAIVTA is encoded by the coding sequence ATGAGCGACGAACGCCTGACCGCTACGCCAGCCGGGATCAGGCTCGGCCCGCTCGATACCATCGCCGACGGCGCGGCGCGCAACTTCGTTCTCCAGATGCGGGCGGGCCGTTTTCACGGCTTCATCGTGCGGCGCGGCGAAGTGGTCCGAGGCTATGTCGACCGCTGCCCCCATATGGGCCTGCCGCTGGCGCAGGAACTCGACGCCTATCTGACCCCGGATGGGTCGCGGATCGCCTGTTCCTGGCACGGCGCGATCTTCGACGTGGGTGACGGCCAGTGTCTGGGCGGCCCCTGTATGGGACAGCGTCTAACGCCCTGGCCGGTCATGGTGCGCAATGGAGCAATCGTTACGGCGTGA
- the hmgA gene encoding homogentisate 1,2-dioxygenase produces MTTSYIPGFGNHVATEAVPGALPIGRNSPQRPAYGLYAEQLSGTAFTAPRHENRRSWLYRLRPTAEHPPYEPYDGAPRFAPGTSDSPLPPNRLRWDPAPMTPPGTDWIDGMTTMLANRDPADLEGVAVHVYACNRSMERVFVDADGELVFLPQSGRLVILTELGRIDIAPGQIALVPRGVRFRVELPDGEAAGYVAENHGSLFRLPDLGPIGANGLGNPRDFETPVAWFEDRDAPTQVVQKFLGSLWTMTLDHSPLDVVAWHGNLAPWRYDLAHFNTINTVSFDHPDPSIFTLLTSPSDVPGRANADLVLFPPRWMVAEDTFRPPWFHRNVMSEAMGLITGAYDAKAEGFRPGGLSLHNLMAGHGPDLASWQGASNAELKPHRIEGTMAFMVESCWPYRPTTHALSHAQLDYDAVWKDFPKAKLPS; encoded by the coding sequence ATGACGACATCCTACATCCCCGGCTTCGGCAACCACGTCGCGACCGAGGCGGTCCCCGGCGCCCTCCCCATCGGCCGCAATTCGCCGCAGCGCCCGGCTTACGGCCTCTATGCCGAGCAACTCTCCGGCACCGCGTTCACCGCGCCGCGCCACGAAAACCGCCGTTCCTGGCTCTATCGCCTGCGCCCGACCGCGGAGCATCCGCCGTACGAGCCCTATGACGGCGCGCCGCGCTTCGCGCCCGGCACCTCCGACAGCCCCCTTCCCCCGAACCGCCTGCGCTGGGACCCGGCCCCGATGACGCCGCCGGGCACCGACTGGATCGACGGGATGACGACGATGCTCGCCAACCGCGATCCGGCGGATCTGGAGGGTGTCGCGGTCCATGTCTATGCCTGCAACCGCAGCATGGAGCGCGTCTTCGTCGATGCCGATGGCGAACTCGTCTTCCTGCCGCAATCGGGCCGCTTGGTCATCCTGACCGAGCTGGGCCGGATCGACATCGCGCCGGGCCAGATTGCGCTGGTTCCGCGCGGCGTCCGCTTCCGCGTCGAACTGCCCGATGGCGAGGCGGCGGGCTATGTCGCGGAAAACCATGGCAGCTTGTTCCGCCTGCCCGATCTAGGCCCCATCGGCGCGAACGGGCTGGGCAATCCGCGCGATTTCGAGACGCCGGTCGCCTGGTTCGAGGATCGCGACGCGCCGACCCAGGTGGTCCAGAAGTTCCTCGGCTCGCTCTGGACGATGACGCTCGACCACAGCCCGCTCGACGTGGTGGCGTGGCACGGCAATCTCGCGCCTTGGCGATACGACCTGGCGCACTTCAACACGATCAACACGGTCAGCTTCGATCATCCCGACCCCTCGATCTTCACCCTGCTGACCTCACCCAGCGACGTGCCGGGCCGGGCCAATGCCGATCTGGTCCTGTTCCCGCCCCGCTGGATGGTGGCGGAGGACACGTTCCGGCCGCCCTGGTTCCACCGCAACGTCATGTCGGAGGCGATGGGCCTCATCACCGGGGCCTATGACGCCAAGGCGGAGGGCTTCCGACCCGGCGGGCTGTCGCTGCACAATCTGATGGCGGGCCACGGCCCCGACCTCGCCAGCTGGCAGGGGGCGAGCAACGCGGAGCTGAAGCCGCACCGGATCGAAGGCACCATGGCGTTCATGGTGGAGAGCTGCTGGCCCTATCGCCCGACGACCCATGCGCTGTCGCACGCGCAGCTCGATTATGATGCGGTGTGGAAGGACTTCCCCAAGGCCAAGCTGCCATCATGA
- the map gene encoding type I methionyl aminopeptidase has protein sequence MTDYVTVSADAPQGRTGAIKLWGREAFDGMHKAGRLAAETLDMLVPHMVPGVTTAEIDRLIHQFILERGGVPATLGYRGYTHSTCISINHVVCHGIPSEKTLKSGDIVNVDVTPIVDGWHGDTSRMYLIGDVPLKARKLVEVTYECLMLGIEQAKPGNHMGDVAHAIQQHAEKHRYGVVRDFCGHGLGLLFHDAPEVVHVGRPGTGPELKPGMIFTIEPMINIGRPDVKLLDDGWTAVTRDRSLSAQFEHSIGITEEGCEIFTLSPAGYTQPPYS, from the coding sequence ATGACCGATTATGTGACCGTTTCCGCCGACGCGCCTCAGGGGCGGACCGGCGCGATCAAGCTCTGGGGCCGCGAGGCGTTCGACGGGATGCACAAGGCCGGCCGCCTGGCCGCCGAGACGCTGGACATGCTCGTCCCGCATATGGTGCCGGGCGTCACCACGGCGGAGATCGATCGCCTGATCCACCAGTTCATTCTGGAACGCGGCGGCGTGCCCGCGACGCTGGGCTATCGTGGTTATACCCATTCGACCTGCATCTCGATCAACCATGTCGTCTGCCACGGCATTCCGTCCGAGAAGACGTTGAAGTCGGGCGATATCGTCAATGTCGACGTGACCCCGATCGTCGATGGCTGGCATGGCGATACCAGCCGCATGTACCTGATCGGCGACGTGCCGCTGAAGGCGCGCAAGCTGGTCGAAGTCACCTATGAATGCCTGATGCTGGGCATCGAGCAGGCCAAGCCCGGCAATCATATGGGTGACGTGGCCCATGCCATTCAGCAGCATGCCGAAAAGCATCGTTACGGCGTGGTCCGCGATTTCTGCGGCCATGGCCTGGGCCTGTTGTTCCACGACGCGCCTGAGGTCGTCCATGTCGGCCGCCCCGGCACCGGTCCCGAGCTGAAGCCCGGCATGATCTTCACTATCGAGCCGATGATCAATATCGGCCGGCCCGACGTGAAGCTTCTCGACGATGGCTGGACGGCGGTGACGCGCGACCGCTCGCTCTCGGCGCAGTTCGAGCATTCGATCGGCATCACCGAAGAGGGCTGCGAAATCTTCACGCTCAGCCCGGCGGGCTATACCCAGCCACCGTATAGCTGA
- a CDS encoding L,D-transpeptidase family protein, translating into MRALQLLAGAILLGAVGSGVMLARHASREEAPKLVVAAPRPAAPPLTPVPAPSPSPTPAPFVVRRILDLKGPLKHGDFVWDESGAPSGPIVITVDLTAQVVSIFRDGYEIGTAAIIYGADNMPTPLGVFPILQKDADHVSNLYDAPMPYMLRLTNDGVAIHASDVRYGNATHGCIGVPTGFAKKLFAATSLGDRVIVTSGKTMALGQSILG; encoded by the coding sequence ATGAGAGCGCTGCAACTTCTGGCCGGAGCGATCCTTCTGGGCGCAGTGGGCAGCGGCGTGATGCTCGCCCGCCACGCCTCTCGCGAGGAAGCGCCAAAGCTGGTTGTTGCGGCACCCCGCCCCGCCGCCCCTCCCCTGACGCCGGTTCCGGCACCCTCACCCTCCCCCACGCCAGCCCCCTTCGTCGTGCGCCGTATCCTCGACCTGAAAGGGCCGTTGAAGCACGGCGATTTCGTGTGGGACGAAAGCGGCGCGCCCAGCGGGCCAATCGTCATCACCGTCGATCTGACGGCGCAGGTCGTCTCCATCTTCCGTGACGGCTATGAGATCGGCACGGCGGCGATCATCTACGGCGCGGACAATATGCCGACGCCGCTGGGCGTATTTCCCATCCTCCAAAAGGATGCCGATCACGTCTCCAACCTCTACGACGCGCCCATGCCGTACATGCTGCGCCTGACCAATGACGGCGTCGCGATCCACGCCAGCGACGTGCGCTACGGTAACGCCACCCATGGCTGTATCGGCGTGCCCACCGGCTTCGCCAAAAAGCTGTTCGCCGCGACCAGCCTGGGTGACCGGGTGATCGTGACGAGCGGCAAGACGATGGCGCTAGGCCAGTCCATCCTGGGCTGA
- a CDS encoding PEP-CTERM sorting domain-containing protein, with the protein MSRRFGRWTLMAVALTGAAPAAAESILFVGNSFTFGANSPVMRYRPDLVRDLNREGIGGVPALFKTFAEEAGQDWQVSLETAGGRDLAFHYEHKRSEIDRRWDVVVLQGYSTLDPQRPGDPVRHAEAAGLLTAMLRRANPRVRVELVSTWSRADLTYRTASPWRGRPITAMADDLAAGNTYAVRRYPEISGTIPVGQAWNRAWAERVADSNPYDGIAFGQVDLWTWDQYHASAAGYYLEALVIFGKITGFDVRRLGEQEKAGIDLGLEPRLIGRLQAIAHAEVTAVTP; encoded by the coding sequence ATGAGTAGGCGTTTTGGACGATGGACCCTGATGGCGGTGGCGTTGACGGGGGCGGCTCCGGCGGCAGCCGAATCGATCCTGTTCGTCGGCAACAGCTTCACCTTCGGCGCAAACTCGCCGGTCATGCGCTATCGCCCCGATCTGGTCCGTGATCTCAACCGTGAAGGGATCGGCGGCGTGCCCGCGCTGTTCAAGACCTTTGCCGAAGAGGCGGGGCAGGACTGGCAAGTCAGCCTGGAAACGGCGGGCGGCCGCGATCTGGCCTTTCATTACGAGCACAAGCGCAGCGAGATCGATCGTCGCTGGGACGTGGTCGTGCTTCAGGGCTATAGCACGCTCGATCCGCAGCGGCCGGGCGACCCGGTCCGTCATGCCGAGGCGGCCGGACTGCTGACGGCCATGCTACGCCGGGCCAATCCGCGCGTCCGCGTCGAACTGGTATCCACCTGGAGCCGCGCGGACCTGACCTATCGTACCGCCAGCCCGTGGCGGGGCAGGCCGATCACGGCGATGGCGGACGATCTGGCGGCGGGCAACACCTATGCCGTGCGGCGCTATCCCGAAATCTCGGGCACGATCCCGGTCGGGCAGGCATGGAACCGGGCCTGGGCGGAGCGGGTCGCCGATTCCAATCCCTATGACGGCATCGCCTTCGGGCAGGTCGATCTGTGGACCTGGGACCAGTATCACGCCAGCGCGGCGGGCTATTATCTGGAAGCGCTGGTCATCTTCGGGAAGATCACCGGCTTCGACGTCCGGCGACTGGGCGAGCAGGAAAAGGCGGGGATCGATCTTGGGCTGGAGCCGCGTCTCATCGGCCGGTTGCAGGCGATCGCCCATGCCGAGGTCACGGCCGTCACGCCGTAA
- a CDS encoding SDR family NAD(P)-dependent oxidoreductase, translated as MSAPILVTGAAGFIGQATAHRLLSRGETVIGIDNLNAYYDPALKQARLASLEGIPGFSFRTMDVADAQAVAALLREQGVTRVVHLAAQAGVRHSIDHPFAYERSNVGGQLAILEACRHQPGFVHLVYASSSSVYGDKPMGGQGFSEDEPSVSPVSLYAATKRSCELMSQSYATLYGFPQTGLRFFTVYGPWGRPDMAYFSFTRKILSGEPIEIFGEGRMARDFTYIDDIVDGITGALDHPPERGDHRILNIGDSQPVGLMDMISTLERTLGREAVKIMKPMQPGDVTATYADVSKLNALTGYAPKVELTEGLKRFVAWYRDYYRA; from the coding sequence ATGTCGGCTCCCATCCTCGTCACCGGCGCGGCAGGCTTTATCGGTCAGGCCACCGCGCATCGCCTGTTGTCGCGTGGCGAGACGGTCATCGGGATCGACAATCTCAACGCCTATTACGATCCGGCGCTGAAACAAGCCCGGCTCGCCAGCCTGGAGGGCATCCCCGGATTTTCCTTCCGCACGATGGACGTGGCGGATGCGCAGGCCGTCGCGGCCCTGCTGCGCGAGCAGGGCGTGACCCGCGTCGTTCATCTGGCGGCCCAGGCAGGGGTTCGACACAGCATCGACCACCCCTTCGCCTATGAGCGTTCCAATGTCGGCGGGCAGTTGGCCATTCTCGAAGCCTGCCGCCATCAGCCGGGCTTCGTCCATCTCGTCTATGCCTCGTCCAGTTCGGTCTATGGCGACAAGCCGATGGGCGGGCAGGGGTTCAGCGAGGACGAACCCTCGGTTTCGCCGGTCTCGCTCTATGCTGCGACCAAGCGGTCCTGCGAGTTGATGAGCCAATCCTATGCGACGCTCTATGGCTTTCCGCAGACGGGGCTGCGCTTCTTTACCGTTTATGGTCCCTGGGGACGGCCGGACATGGCCTACTTCTCGTTCACCCGCAAAATCCTGAGCGGAGAACCGATCGAGATTTTCGGCGAAGGCCGGATGGCACGCGATTTCACCTATATCGACGACATCGTCGACGGCATCACCGGCGCGCTCGACCATCCGCCGGAGCGGGGCGACCACCGCATCCTGAATATTGGCGACAGCCAGCCGGTCGGCCTGATGGACATGATCTCCACGCTGGAGCGGACGCTGGGCCGTGAGGCCGTCAAGATCATGAAGCCGATGCAGCCGGGCGACGTGACCGCGACCTATGCCGATGTATCGAAACTGAACGCCCTGACCGGCTATGCCCCCAAGGTCGAGCTGACCGAGGGACTGAAGCGGTTCGTCGCCTGGTACAGGGACTATTACCGCGCCTGA
- a CDS encoding metal/formaldehyde-sensitive transcriptional repressor, translated as MAHVTTSKEKIIARVRRIAGQVAAIERSVVADADCAETLHLVAAVRGAVAGLMDELVEDHLHAHVAAPGLSDEERTAAAAELAKLLRRHFR; from the coding sequence ATGGCTCATGTAACGACCAGCAAGGAAAAGATCATCGCCCGCGTCCGGCGGATCGCGGGACAGGTTGCGGCGATCGAGCGCTCGGTCGTGGCCGATGCCGATTGCGCCGAAACGTTGCATCTGGTCGCTGCGGTCCGGGGTGCGGTGGCGGGGTTGATGGACGAGCTGGTCGAGGATCACCTCCACGCCCATGTCGCGGCCCCCGGCCTGTCCGACGAGGAACGAACCGCCGCCGCCGCCGAGCTGGCCAAGTTGCTCCGCCGCCATTTCCGCTGA
- the maiA gene encoding maleylacetoacetate isomerase, with protein MSLTLHGYWRSSAAYRVRLALALKGLSYDSVAHDLRIGAQRAVEYRELQPQELVPVLEGPDGPLIQSPAILEWLEERYPDPPLLPADSAGRAMVRAMAAIVACDIHPINNLRVLTMLRQDMAADEAAICRWIARWVTEGLAALESLIERHGAGYAYGDTPTLADCHILPQVYNAQRFAVDLSPFPLVVAAAQRLRDRVPEASPEVQGDAA; from the coding sequence ATGAGCCTGACGCTCCACGGCTATTGGCGGTCGAGCGCAGCCTATCGCGTGCGGCTGGCGCTGGCGCTGAAAGGGCTGTCCTATGACAGCGTCGCACATGATTTGCGTATCGGTGCGCAGCGCGCGGTCGAGTACCGCGAGCTCCAGCCGCAGGAACTGGTGCCGGTGCTGGAAGGGCCGGACGGCCCGCTCATCCAAAGTCCCGCCATCCTTGAATGGCTGGAGGAACGCTATCCCGATCCGCCGCTACTCCCCGCCGACAGCGCCGGGCGCGCCATGGTGCGCGCCATGGCCGCGATCGTGGCCTGCGACATCCATCCGATCAATAATTTGCGTGTCCTGACCATGCTCCGTCAGGACATGGCGGCGGACGAAGCTGCGATCTGCCGCTGGATCGCGCGTTGGGTGACGGAGGGCCTCGCCGCGCTGGAGTCGCTGATCGAACGGCACGGCGCGGGCTATGCCTATGGCGATACGCCGACGCTCGCCGACTGCCATATCCTCCCGCAAGTCTATAACGCCCAGCGGTTCGCGGTCGACCTGTCCCCCTTTCCCCTGGTCGTCGCAGCAGCCCAGCGCCTACGCGACCGCGTGCCCGAGGCATCGCCCGAGGTTCAGGGCGACGCGGCATGA
- a CDS encoding competence/damage-inducible protein A: protein METATPSERIWTAALIVIGDEILSGRTQDRNIAQLATWLNVQGIRLAEVRVVADRTDAIAEAVNTLRARNDYLFTTGGIGPTHDDITVDAIAEALGVPVIEHPEARAILEDYYTTRGGVSAARARMARTPEGASLIPNRVSGAPGIRIGNIFIMAGVPHITAGMLDALTGTLEGGRPVVSGTIGCWVGESEVAELLRHAEKTHEGVAIGSYPFFREGRTGANFVVRSPDAAQVDACLRDLTEALEADGRSVIAGGI, encoded by the coding sequence ATGGAAACCGCGACCCCATCCGAGCGTATCTGGACCGCCGCGCTTATTGTCATCGGCGACGAAATCCTCTCGGGCCGGACGCAAGATCGCAACATCGCGCAGCTCGCCACATGGTTGAACGTGCAGGGGATCCGGCTGGCCGAGGTGCGGGTCGTCGCCGACCGGACCGATGCGATCGCGGAGGCGGTAAACACGCTGCGCGCGCGCAACGACTATCTGTTCACGACGGGCGGCATCGGGCCGACGCATGACGACATCACCGTCGACGCGATTGCCGAGGCGCTGGGCGTGCCGGTAATCGAGCATCCCGAGGCGCGGGCGATCCTGGAGGACTATTACACCACGCGCGGCGGCGTCAGTGCGGCGCGGGCACGGATGGCGCGCACGCCGGAGGGCGCTTCGCTGATCCCCAATCGCGTGTCCGGCGCGCCGGGCATTCGCATCGGCAACATCTTCATCATGGCGGGGGTGCCGCATATCACGGCGGGGATGCTCGACGCTCTGACCGGCACGCTGGAAGGCGGTCGGCCGGTCGTGTCGGGCACCATCGGCTGCTGGGTGGGCGAAAGCGAAGTTGCCGAGCTGCTGCGCCATGCCGAGAAGACCCATGAGGGCGTCGCGATCGGGAGCTACCCCTTCTTCCGCGAAGGCCGCACCGGCGCCAATTTCGTCGTGCGAAGCCCCGATGCGGCGCAGGTGGATGCCTGCCTGCGCGATCTGACCGAGGCGCTGGAAGCCGATGGGCGGAGCGTCATCGCAGGCGGTATCTGA
- a CDS encoding MarR family winged helix-turn-helix transcriptional regulator gives MLRSRELRLDGFLPYRLSITSNLVSDHIASAYQQLFGLTIPEWRLIAIVAEEGAVAQSAVCERSRMDKVTVSRAAIAMVGRGLLGRTAHDGDRRSHLLVLTDAGRELYADVAPKALELEAQLFAGFTPDELEAFVTMLHRIDAVALAQRDQPRIER, from the coding sequence ATGTTACGATCTCGCGAATTGCGGCTGGACGGCTTCCTACCCTATCGCCTGTCGATCACGTCCAACCTGGTCAGCGACCATATCGCCAGCGCCTATCAGCAGCTGTTCGGCCTCACGATCCCCGAATGGCGGCTGATCGCGATCGTCGCCGAGGAAGGCGCGGTCGCCCAGTCGGCAGTGTGCGAGCGCAGTCGGATGGACAAGGTCACGGTCTCGCGTGCCGCCATCGCGATGGTTGGGCGCGGGCTGCTCGGCCGGACGGCGCATGACGGCGATCGGCGCTCACACCTTCTGGTCCTGACCGATGCCGGGCGCGAACTTTACGCCGATGTCGCGCCCAAAGCCCTAGAGCTGGAGGCGCAGCTATTTGCCGGGTTCACGCCGGACGAACTGGAGGCGTTCGTGACCATGCTTCACCGGATCGACGCCGTCGCGTTGGCGCAGCGCGATCAGCCCAGGATAGAGCGGTAA
- the dmeF gene encoding CDF family Co(II)/Ni(II) efflux transporter DmeF: protein MHSHDYLGHAHDENARRTRLVVWLSTGMMVGEIVAGYLTGSMALLADGFHMATHVGALGIAAIAYSYAKRHVANPRYSWGTGKVGELAGFGSAMVLGLVSLGIAYESIMRLADPHAVAFGDAIFVAVLGLLVNIASAWLLGHGHSHGHGHDHGHGHDHGHGHGHGHSHAHGHSHDHHDHSQDRYGGDTNMRAAYIHVLADALTSVMAILALVAGRYLGWVWLDPAVGLLGAAVIANWSVGLMRQAATVLLDAADPKLAGQVRERVEAPGDLRIHDFHIWRIGPTAHAVVLSVEGVGTTLTSAAIHQRLDGMTALGHVTIEIR from the coding sequence ATGCACAGCCATGATTATCTGGGCCACGCCCATGACGAGAATGCGCGCCGCACCCGCCTGGTCGTGTGGCTGTCCACGGGCATGATGGTCGGCGAGATCGTCGCGGGCTATCTGACCGGATCGATGGCACTGCTGGCCGACGGTTTCCATATGGCGACCCATGTCGGCGCCCTAGGCATCGCGGCGATCGCCTATTCCTATGCCAAGCGCCATGTCGCCAATCCGCGCTATAGCTGGGGCACCGGCAAGGTCGGGGAACTGGCGGGCTTCGGATCGGCAATGGTGCTGGGGCTGGTGTCGCTGGGCATCGCCTATGAATCGATCATGCGCCTTGCCGATCCGCACGCGGTCGCGTTCGGCGACGCGATTTTCGTCGCCGTGCTCGGCCTGCTGGTCAATATCGCGAGCGCCTGGTTGCTCGGCCATGGACATAGCCATGGGCACGGCCACGATCATGGGCACGGCCACGATCATGGGCATGGGCATGGGCATGGGCATAGTCACGCTCACGGCCATTCGCACGATCACCACGATCATTCGCAGGACCGCTATGGCGGCGACACCAATATGCGGGCGGCCTATATCCATGTGCTGGCCGATGCGCTGACCTCGGTCATGGCGATCCTGGCGCTGGTAGCGGGACGCTATCTGGGCTGGGTCTGGCTCGACCCGGCGGTCGGACTGCTCGGCGCGGCGGTGATCGCAAACTGGTCGGTGGGCCTCATGCGTCAGGCCGCAACCGTCCTGCTCGATGCCGCCGATCCCAAGCTCGCCGGCCAGGTTCGCGAGCGCGTGGAAGCGCCCGGCGACCTGCGCATCCATGACTTCCATATCTGGCGGATCGGCCCCACCGCCCACGCCGTTGTCTTGTCGGTCGAGGGCGTCGGCACCACGCTGACCAGCGCGGCCATCCATCAGCGGCTCGACGGCATGACAGCGCTCGGCCACGTCACGATCGAAATCCGCTAA
- the hppD gene encoding 4-hydroxyphenylpyruvate dioxygenase yields the protein MATTPNNPLGLDGFAFCEFTTPEPDMLARQFDMMGFVPTHRHPEKAITRYKQGRITLLLNAEAEGQASEFRAEHGPSASGMGFYVADPAEAFDHAVAGGATAVDATRGCLTPDAKAIEGIGGSYLYLVKAGSDLFGEWNEIAGWQHAEAENNVGLDLLDHLTHNVRRGEMRTWSGFYSKLFGFEEQKYFDIKGKATGLFSQAMIAPDKAIRIPLNESQDEKSQIEEFIREYNGEGIQHLALTTDNIYETVEKLRARGVRLQDTIETYYELVDKRVPNHGEDLERLRRNRILIDGNVGEEGILLQIFTENMVGPIFFEIIQRKGNEGFGNGNFQALFESIELDQIRRGVITVDA from the coding sequence ATGGCAACCACCCCGAACAATCCGCTGGGCCTGGACGGCTTCGCTTTCTGCGAATTCACGACGCCCGAGCCCGACATGCTGGCCCGTCAGTTCGACATGATGGGCTTCGTGCCCACGCATCGTCACCCGGAAAAGGCGATCACCCGATACAAGCAGGGCCGCATCACCCTGCTTCTCAACGCCGAAGCAGAAGGGCAGGCCTCCGAGTTCCGCGCGGAACACGGCCCCTCGGCCAGCGGCATGGGCTTCTACGTCGCCGATCCCGCCGAGGCATTCGATCACGCGGTCGCTGGCGGAGCCACAGCGGTCGATGCGACGCGCGGCTGCCTGACGCCGGACGCCAAGGCGATCGAGGGCATCGGCGGCAGCTACCTCTATCTCGTCAAGGCGGGCAGCGACCTGTTCGGTGAGTGGAACGAGATCGCGGGCTGGCAGCACGCCGAGGCGGAGAATAACGTCGGCCTCGACCTGCTCGATCACCTGACCCACAATGTCCGTCGCGGCGAGATGCGGACTTGGTCGGGCTTCTATTCCAAGCTATTCGGCTTCGAGGAACAGAAGTATTTCGACATCAAGGGCAAGGCAACGGGCCTGTTCAGCCAAGCGATGATCGCCCCCGACAAGGCGATCCGCATCCCCCTGAACGAAAGCCAGGACGAGAAGAGCCAGATCGAGGAATTCATCCGCGAATATAATGGCGAAGGCATCCAGCATCTCGCGCTGACCACCGACAATATCTACGAAACCGTCGAGAAGCTGCGCGCGCGCGGCGTCCGGTTGCAGGATACGATCGAGACCTATTACGAACTGGTCGACAAGCGCGTGCCGAACCATGGCGAGGACCTGGAGCGGCTGCGCAGGAACCGCATCCTGATCGACGGCAATGTCGGCGAAGAGGGCATCCTGCTCCAGATTTTCACCGAAAACATGGTCGGTCCGATCTTCTTCGAGATCATCCAGCGCAAGGGCAATGAGGGCTTCGGCAACGGTAATTTCCAGGCGCTGTTCGAGAGCATCGAGCTGGACCAGATTCGGCGCGGCGTCATCACGGTGGATGCGTAA
- a CDS encoding glycosyltransferase family 4 protein, producing the protein MKIAMIAPIAWRTPPRAYGPWELVTSLLTEALVARGVDVTLFATQDSITAAKLAGPVPAPYSEDPSVDAKVWEMRHLAAVFERADLFDLIHNQADFPAHAFSGLVDTPMVTTIHGFSSERIVPMYEPYQDRVNYVAISDSDRHPRLRYADTIHHGIPIDEFPFDPTGSDDLLFFGRIHPDKGAAEAVAVAEATDHRLVMAGIVQDQGYWEREVRPHVDDERIVYRGPVGGADRTATLGQAKALLHLINFDEPFGLSVVEAMACGTPVIAIRRGSMPELIEDGVNGFLVDNVEQAIDAVGRIGEIDRAACRKVAAERFSVDRMADRYMQLYRSILG; encoded by the coding sequence ATGAAGATCGCGATGATTGCCCCGATCGCCTGGCGTACCCCGCCGCGCGCCTATGGTCCTTGGGAATTGGTGACGAGCCTGTTGACCGAGGCGCTCGTTGCGCGGGGTGTCGACGTCACCCTGTTCGCGACGCAGGACAGCATCACCGCCGCCAAGCTGGCCGGCCCGGTTCCCGCCCCCTATTCGGAAGACCCGAGCGTCGATGCCAAGGTCTGGGAGATGCGCCATCTGGCCGCCGTGTTCGAACGTGCGGATCTGTTCGACCTGATCCACAACCAAGCCGATTTTCCCGCCCATGCCTTTTCGGGGCTGGTCGACACCCCCATGGTCACGACGATCCATGGTTTCTCGTCCGAGCGCATCGTGCCGATGTACGAGCCATATCAGGACCGGGTGAATTACGTCGCGATCTCGGACTCCGACCGGCACCCTCGGCTCCGTTATGCCGACACCATCCATCATGGCATCCCGATCGACGAATTTCCTTTTGATCCAACGGGTAGTGACGACCTCCTCTTTTTCGGTCGCATCCATCCCGACAAGGGCGCGGCGGAAGCGGTCGCGGTGGCGGAAGCGACCGACCATCGCTTGGTCATGGCCGGAATCGTCCAGGATCAAGGTTATTGGGAGCGTGAAGTTCGCCCGCATGTCGATGACGAGCGCATCGTCTATCGGGGCCCCGTCGGTGGTGCGGATCGTACCGCGACGCTTGGGCAAGCCAAAGCGCTGCTCCACCTTATCAACTTCGACGAGCCGTTCGGCCTCTCGGTGGTCGAGGCCATGGCCTGCGGTACGCCCGTCATCGCCATCCGGCGCGGATCGATGCCCGAGCTGATCGAGGACGGCGTCAACGGCTTCCTCGTCGACAACGTCGAACAGGCGATCGACGCGGTCGGCCGGATCGGCGAGATTGACCGGGCCGCCTGCCGCAAGGTCGCGGCGGAACGCTTCTCGGTCGACCGCATGGCCGACCGCTATATGCAGCTTTACCGCTCTATCCTGGGCTGA